A single window of Methylomarinum sp. Ch1-1 DNA harbors:
- a CDS encoding CopD family protein, which produces MLWLLLLHISAVICWCGSLLYLPALIAETSSQATIDEPQRHLASTLNVFTLFATPAALTAIVSGTALFLTGGITDLWLILKLTLVAALVLCHALSGWIVLSTEKDPDKNVVLPCVLVGIVVAMLIPAILWVVLTKPF; this is translated from the coding sequence ATGCTCTGGCTTTTGTTGTTACACATATCGGCGGTGATATGTTGGTGCGGTTCATTGCTTTATCTGCCCGCGTTAATTGCGGAAACCTCTTCACAGGCGACAATCGATGAACCGCAACGCCATCTGGCCTCGACACTCAATGTTTTCACGCTGTTCGCGACGCCAGCCGCGTTGACCGCTATTGTCTCCGGAACCGCCTTGTTCCTGACCGGCGGCATTACCGATCTATGGCTTATACTAAAACTCACATTGGTCGCGGCGCTGGTTTTGTGTCATGCGCTTAGCGGTTGGATTGTTTTGAGTACGGAGAAGGATCCCGATAAAAACGTAGTCTTGCCGTGTGTACTGGTGGGAATCGTGGTCGCGATGTTGATTCCAGCGATTCTCTGGGTCGTGCTGACTAAACCTTTTTAG
- the infA gene encoding translation initiation factor IF-1 yields MAKEDQIEMDGKVIDTLPNTMFRVELENGHIVTAHISGKMRKHYIRILTGDKVRVEMTPYDLTKGRITFRMR; encoded by the coding sequence ATGGCTAAAGAAGATCAAATCGAAATGGATGGAAAGGTTATCGATACCCTTCCGAATACGATGTTTCGCGTAGAACTGGAAAACGGCCACATCGTTACCGCTCATATCTCCGGCAAAATGCGCAAACATTACATCCGCATCTTAACCGGAGATAAAGTTCGAGTTGAAATGACGCCTTACGATCTGACTAAAGGTCGCATCACATTCCGCATGCGCTAA
- the clpA gene encoding ATP-dependent Clp protease ATP-binding subunit ClpA — translation MLSKELEVTLNAAFSNAHSKRHEFITVEHLLLALLDNETAVPVLLACGCDISALRGELNQFIDETMSLIPDGIQRETQPTLGFQRVLQRAVFHVQASDKKEVSGANLFVALFSEQDSHAVYLLNKQNITRLDVVNYLAHGVSKQEQEKPQETDDMATEEPSSDLSANPLEKYATNLNREAMAGKIDPLIGRETEVERTIQVLCRRRKNNPLLVGESGVGKTAIAEGLAKRIVEEEVPDVLLDNVIYSLDLGALVAGTKYRGDFEKRLKALVNQLKKEPHSILFIDEIHTIIGAGSASGGVMDASNLIKPVLASGQLRCIGSTTYQEYRGIFEKDHALARRFQKIDIVEPSIEDTVKILKGLKSRFEEHHNLKYTSEALRAAVELSARFITDRHLPDKAIDIIDEAGARQRLFKEDQRKQTIDSEDIEEIVAKIARVPAKSVSSSDIDKLENIEKNLKMLVFGQDEAISELASAIKLSRAGLRDTTKTIGSFLFAGPTGVGKTEVTRQLAKVLGVELIRFDMSEYMERHTVSRLIGAPPGYVGYDQGGLLTEAVTKHPHAVLLLDELEKAHPDVFNLLLQVMDHGSLTDNNGRKADFRNIILVMTTNAGAEEGSRPSIGFTTQDHSSDSMKVIEKGFSPEFRNRLDAIVQFKPLDISIVGSVVDKFIFELEAVLADKNVTLTLDPDARLWLAEHGCDPKMGARPMARLIQEKIKKPLANDLLFGRLSNGGHVRVYVEEDALAFSIESKGLAVTDKQAL, via the coding sequence ATGTTAAGTAAAGAACTTGAGGTGACCTTGAATGCGGCGTTTAGCAATGCCCATAGTAAGCGTCATGAATTTATTACCGTCGAGCATTTACTGCTGGCTCTGCTAGATAACGAGACTGCCGTGCCGGTGCTGCTGGCCTGTGGTTGTGATATCAGCGCTTTGCGTGGTGAGTTGAATCAGTTTATCGATGAAACGATGTCGCTGATTCCCGACGGCATACAGCGGGAAACCCAGCCGACGCTGGGATTTCAACGCGTTCTGCAGCGCGCCGTATTTCATGTTCAGGCCTCCGATAAAAAGGAGGTTAGCGGCGCCAATTTGTTTGTCGCCTTGTTTAGCGAACAGGATTCTCATGCGGTGTATTTGTTGAACAAGCAAAATATCACCCGCCTGGATGTGGTCAATTACCTTGCTCATGGCGTGTCCAAGCAAGAGCAGGAAAAGCCTCAGGAAACCGACGACATGGCGACAGAAGAACCCAGTAGTGACTTGTCGGCGAATCCGCTGGAGAAATATGCGACCAATCTGAATAGAGAGGCCATGGCCGGGAAAATCGATCCGTTGATTGGTCGGGAAACCGAAGTCGAGCGCACCATTCAGGTGTTATGTCGGCGCAGAAAAAACAATCCGTTGTTAGTGGGAGAATCCGGCGTCGGAAAGACGGCCATCGCCGAAGGTTTGGCGAAGCGGATCGTCGAGGAGGAAGTGCCGGATGTGTTGCTGGATAACGTGATTTATTCACTGGATCTTGGCGCGCTGGTAGCTGGCACCAAATATCGCGGCGATTTTGAAAAACGTCTGAAAGCCCTGGTCAATCAACTGAAAAAAGAGCCGCATTCGATATTGTTTATCGACGAAATTCACACCATCATTGGGGCAGGTTCGGCGTCAGGCGGGGTGATGGATGCTTCCAACCTGATCAAGCCGGTGCTGGCTTCAGGGCAGCTGCGTTGTATCGGCTCGACCACTTATCAGGAATATCGCGGTATATTCGAGAAAGATCATGCCTTGGCGAGACGTTTTCAAAAAATCGATATCGTCGAGCCGTCGATTGAAGACACCGTGAAGATTCTCAAGGGGTTGAAATCGCGCTTCGAAGAACATCATAATCTTAAATATACCAGTGAAGCCTTGCGCGCAGCGGTCGAGCTGTCGGCGCGCTTTATTACCGACCGTCATTTGCCGGATAAGGCTATCGACATTATCGATGAGGCTGGGGCGAGGCAGCGTTTGTTCAAGGAGGATCAGCGCAAACAGACGATAGACAGTGAAGATATCGAGGAAATCGTCGCTAAAATTGCCCGCGTGCCGGCAAAATCGGTCTCTTCCAGCGACATCGATAAGTTGGAAAATATCGAAAAAAATCTGAAAATGCTGGTGTTTGGCCAGGATGAGGCCATTTCGGAGCTGGCGTCGGCGATCAAATTGTCACGAGCCGGGCTGAGGGATACGACCAAGACGATCGGCTCGTTTCTGTTTGCTGGTCCGACCGGGGTCGGAAAAACGGAAGTGACTCGACAGTTGGCCAAGGTGCTCGGCGTCGAATTGATCCGCTTCGACATGTCCGAGTATATGGAAAGGCATACCGTGTCCAGGCTGATCGGCGCGCCTCCCGGTTATGTCGGATATGATCAGGGAGGGTTGTTGACCGAGGCGGTCACCAAGCATCCGCATGCCGTGTTATTGTTGGATGAATTGGAAAAAGCACATCCCGACGTGTTCAATCTGCTGTTGCAGGTGATGGATCATGGCTCCTTAACTGACAATAACGGGCGTAAGGCGGACTTTCGCAACATCATCCTGGTGATGACCACCAACGCCGGCGCCGAAGAGGGCAGTCGCCCTTCGATCGGTTTCACTACTCAGGATCATTCGTCCGATAGCATGAAGGTGATCGAAAAGGGATTCTCACCGGAATTCCGCAATAGATTGGATGCCATCGTGCAGTTCAAGCCCTTGGATATCTCGATCGTCGGCAGCGTGGTCGACAAGTTCATCTTTGAGCTGGAAGCAGTGTTGGCGGACAAGAACGTGACCTTGACGCTGGATCCTGATGCGAGACTTTGGTTGGCCGAACATGGTTGTGATCCGAAGATGGGCGCGCGACCGATGGCGCGGCTGATTCAGGAGAAGATTAAAAAGCCACTGGCAAACGATCTGCTATTCGGTAGGCTGTCAAACGGCGGTCATGTGCGGGTCTATGTCGAAGAGGATGCGCTCGCCTTTTCTATAGAAAGCAAGGGGTTGGCTGTTACTGATAAGCAGGCGCTATAG
- the clpS gene encoding ATP-dependent Clp protease adapter ClpS, with product MSDIDPFKDNDGGLAVQEAKPKLKRPPLYKVMLLNDDFTPMDFVVEILTNFFGMNEDRATQVMLQVHTQGVGVCGTYTKDVAETKVHIVNDYSREHQHPLMCTMEEA from the coding sequence ATGTCTGATATAGACCCTTTTAAAGATAATGACGGTGGTCTTGCTGTTCAGGAAGCAAAACCTAAATTGAAAAGACCGCCCTTGTATAAAGTTATGTTGCTGAATGATGATTTTACCCCGATGGATTTTGTCGTCGAAATACTGACCAATTTTTTTGGCATGAATGAGGATCGGGCGACGCAAGTGATGTTGCAGGTTCATACCCAAGGGGTCGGGGTATGCGGTACCTATACCAAAGATGTTGCCGAAACCAAGGTGCATATCGTTAATGATTATTCGCGGGAGCATCAGCACCCGCTGATGTGCACGATGGAAGAAGCATAA
- a CDS encoding NUDIX hydrolase, translated as MVWKPHVTVAAVIEQDSRFLLVEEQTSNGLQFNQPAGHLEENEDLIDAVKREVTEETAWQFNPEALVAVQLWRKKPHHPSFLRFCFSGQVHSHDPQQALDDGIIATHWLSRDEIASRRQRLRSPLVLIGIDNYLSGQRHPLSMLQAFIDLTNE; from the coding sequence ATGGTTTGGAAACCACATGTTACTGTGGCGGCAGTAATTGAACAGGACAGCCGCTTCCTGCTGGTTGAGGAACAAACGTCCAATGGCCTGCAATTCAATCAGCCGGCCGGACACCTGGAAGAAAACGAAGACTTGATCGACGCCGTTAAACGGGAAGTCACGGAAGAAACCGCCTGGCAATTTAATCCCGAAGCGCTAGTCGCGGTGCAATTATGGCGCAAAAAACCGCACCATCCCAGCTTTTTGCGCTTTTGCTTCAGCGGCCAAGTGCATTCCCACGACCCGCAGCAGGCGCTCGACGACGGCATCATCGCCACGCACTGGTTAAGCCGCGACGAAATAGCCTCGAGACGGCAACGATTGCGCAGCCCGCTGGTATTAATCGGCATCGACAACTATCTAAGTGGACAGCGGCACCCGTTGTCCATGCTGCAAGCATTTATTGATTTAACAAATGAGTAA
- the mnmA gene encoding tRNA 2-thiouridine(34) synthase MnmA: MSKNIIVGMSGGVDSSVTALKLLEQGHHVTGLFMKNWEEDDGTEYCTAMEDLADAQQVCDKLGIELKTVNFASEYWDEVFEVFLSEFEAGRTPNPDILCNKHVKFKAFLNYAIEDLGAEYIATGHYARVKEESGEFYLLKGLDPNKEQSYFLYTLGQKALSKSLFPIGHLHKPEIRKLAEKAGFANYRKKDSTGICFIGERKFKEFLQRYLPTQPGEMRTPEGQYIGQHHGLMYYTLGQRQGLGIGGVKNAPDEPWYVLDKDLSHNVLIVGQGHDHPLMLHDTLEAAQLDWCSDTPLTKAIVCAAKTRYRQPDQACRVEPIGEDRVKVTFDQPQRAITPGQSVVFYDGEICLGGGIIESKYNQCNYSA, translated from the coding sequence ATGAGTAAAAACATTATCGTCGGCATGTCCGGGGGCGTAGACTCCTCGGTCACAGCCTTAAAATTACTGGAACAAGGCCATCATGTCACCGGTTTATTCATGAAGAACTGGGAAGAAGATGACGGCACCGAATACTGCACGGCCATGGAGGATCTGGCCGATGCGCAACAGGTGTGCGACAAACTCGGCATCGAACTGAAAACGGTCAACTTCGCCAGCGAATACTGGGATGAAGTGTTCGAAGTATTTTTATCCGAATTCGAGGCCGGACGAACGCCGAACCCGGATATACTGTGCAACAAACATGTCAAATTCAAGGCTTTTTTAAACTACGCCATCGAAGACCTGGGCGCCGAATACATCGCCACCGGACATTATGCGCGAGTCAAAGAAGAAAGCGGCGAATTCTATCTGCTAAAAGGCCTGGACCCGAACAAAGAGCAAAGCTATTTTCTTTACACACTGGGACAAAAAGCCTTGTCCAAGTCGCTGTTTCCGATCGGCCATCTGCACAAACCCGAAATTCGCAAACTGGCGGAAAAAGCCGGCTTCGCCAATTATCGCAAAAAAGACAGCACCGGCATCTGTTTCATCGGCGAGCGCAAATTCAAGGAATTTCTGCAACGCTACCTGCCCACCCAGCCCGGCGAAATGCGCACGCCGGAAGGACAATATATCGGCCAACACCATGGCCTGATGTATTACACGCTGGGGCAACGCCAAGGCTTGGGCATAGGCGGCGTCAAGAATGCGCCGGACGAGCCCTGGTATGTGTTGGATAAGGACCTGAGCCATAACGTCCTGATCGTCGGACAAGGCCACGATCACCCGCTGATGCTGCATGATACGCTGGAAGCGGCACAATTGGACTGGTGCAGCGACACACCGTTGACGAAAGCCATCGTCTGCGCCGCCAAGACCCGTTATCGCCAACCCGACCAGGCATGTCGCGTGGAGCCAATAGGTGAAGATAGAGTCAAGGTCACCTTCGATCAACCGCAACGCGCCATCACCCCCGGACAGTCGGTGGTGTTTTACGACGGCGAAATCTGCCTGGGCGGCGGCATCATCGAAAGCAAATATAACCAATGTAACTATTCAGCTTGA
- the purB gene encoding adenylosuccinate lyase produces MTHALTAISPIDGRYADKVEALRPVFSEYGLIRYRVEVEVRWLQALANHPQIEEVPALSASAMQRLNAIVSDFNEADAQRIKEIEKTTNHDVKAVEYFLKEKISGHEELEKVSEFIHFACTSEDINNLSYALMLKEGRSVIMPQINDCIEAIKKIAVETAGQAMMSRTHGQTASPTTTGKEFANVAARMMRQQEQIQAVQLLGKINGAVGNYNAHSVAYPDVDWQAFAKNFVESLGLNWNAYTIQIEPHDYIAEFFHALSRFNTILLDFDRDVWGYISLGYFKQRTIAGEVGSSTMPHKVNPIDFENSEGNLGIANALFGFLSEKLPVSRWQRDLTDSTVLRNIGVGIAHTSIAIQATLKGISKLQINAETIEADLANNWEVLAEPVQTVMRRYGIEKPYEKLKELTRGQRITPEGMREFIDKLEIPENAKAELLKLTPRDYTGYAEQLAKNI; encoded by the coding sequence ATGACCCATGCCCTCACCGCAATATCACCGATCGACGGCCGCTATGCCGACAAAGTGGAAGCATTGCGCCCCGTCTTCAGCGAATACGGTCTGATTCGTTACCGCGTCGAAGTCGAGGTGCGCTGGCTTCAGGCTCTGGCCAATCATCCGCAAATCGAAGAGGTCCCTGCATTATCGGCTTCGGCAATGCAACGACTGAACGCCATCGTCAGCGACTTTAACGAAGCCGACGCGCAACGTATTAAGGAAATCGAAAAAACCACCAATCACGATGTCAAAGCGGTGGAATATTTCCTGAAAGAAAAAATCAGCGGCCACGAAGAGCTGGAAAAGGTCAGCGAATTCATTCACTTCGCCTGCACCTCGGAAGACATCAACAACTTGTCTTACGCCCTGATGCTGAAAGAAGGCCGCAGCGTCATCATGCCGCAAATCAACGACTGTATCGAAGCGATCAAAAAAATCGCCGTGGAAACGGCCGGCCAAGCGATGATGTCCCGCACCCATGGGCAAACCGCCAGTCCAACTACGACCGGTAAGGAATTCGCCAATGTCGCCGCCAGGATGATGCGTCAGCAAGAACAAATTCAGGCCGTTCAATTATTGGGCAAAATCAATGGCGCCGTCGGCAACTATAATGCGCACAGCGTCGCCTATCCCGATGTAGACTGGCAAGCGTTCGCGAAAAACTTCGTCGAATCACTGGGGTTGAACTGGAACGCCTATACGATTCAGATCGAACCGCACGATTATATCGCCGAATTCTTCCATGCCCTGTCGCGCTTCAACACGATACTGCTGGACTTCGACCGCGATGTCTGGGGCTATATTTCACTAGGCTATTTCAAGCAAAGAACCATCGCCGGCGAAGTCGGTTCATCGACGATGCCGCACAAAGTCAACCCGATTGATTTCGAGAATTCGGAAGGCAACCTGGGCATCGCCAACGCCCTATTCGGCTTCTTGAGCGAAAAACTCCCGGTGTCTCGCTGGCAGCGCGACTTGACCGACTCCACCGTGTTAAGAAATATCGGCGTCGGCATCGCCCACACCAGCATCGCCATCCAAGCGACATTGAAAGGCATTTCCAAATTACAGATCAATGCCGAAACCATAGAGGCTGATCTGGCCAACAACTGGGAAGTGCTGGCCGAACCGGTGCAAACGGTGATGCGCCGTTATGGTATCGAGAAGCCCTACGAGAAGCTGAAAGAATTGACCCGCGGCCAGCGCATCACGCCGGAAGGCATGCGTGAATTTATCGACAAACTGGAAATACCGGAAAATGCCAAAGCCGAGTTGCTGAAGTTGACGCCGCGCGATTACACCGGCTATGCCGAACAACTGGCCAAAAATATTTAA
- a CDS encoding nucleoside recognition domain-containing protein codes for MLNFIWIFFFISAFITALFKLIVLGDQEIFTHIITAMFELAKTAFEISLGMTGVLALWLGIMKIGERSGFIQLLTHALSPLFTRLMPEIPKNHPALGAITMNISANALGLDNAATPLGIKAMQEMQSLNTKPDTASNAQILFLVINTSAVTLFPVTIFTYRAQMGASNPTDVFIPILIATYTSTLIGLLSVAFMQKINLLDKVILSYLGGFTLLIAAILYHFSDMSRAEMLQQSAVVSNAIIFSLVIIFLLGAIYRRINAYEAFVDGAKEGFQTAVTIIPYLVAMLVAIGVFRASGTLDILAQSLRTAALYLNIDDRFIDALPTALMKPFSGSGARAMMVDTMQAHGADSFAGRLASIVQGSTETTFYVLAVYFGSAGIKNIRHAASCGIIADFAGIIAAIVVAYWFFG; via the coding sequence GTGTTAAATTTCATCTGGATTTTCTTCTTCATTTCGGCCTTTATCACCGCCTTATTTAAATTAATTGTTCTCGGCGACCAGGAGATTTTCACCCACATCATCACCGCGATGTTCGAGCTGGCGAAAACGGCCTTTGAAATTTCATTGGGTATGACCGGAGTGCTGGCGTTATGGCTGGGTATCATGAAAATCGGCGAACGCAGCGGCTTCATCCAGCTGTTGACCCATGCGCTAAGCCCGCTGTTTACCCGTCTGATGCCGGAGATCCCAAAAAATCATCCTGCCCTGGGCGCAATCACGATGAACATCTCAGCCAATGCGCTAGGCCTGGACAATGCCGCGACCCCGCTGGGCATCAAGGCCATGCAGGAGATGCAATCGCTGAATACCAAGCCGGACACAGCCAGTAACGCCCAGATCTTATTCCTGGTCATCAACACCTCGGCGGTTACACTGTTTCCGGTCACGATCTTCACCTATCGCGCTCAGATGGGGGCCAGCAATCCGACCGATGTCTTCATTCCGATCCTGATCGCCACCTACACATCGACGCTGATCGGCCTATTGTCGGTCGCCTTCATGCAAAAAATCAACTTGCTGGATAAAGTGATTCTGTCCTATCTCGGCGGATTCACCCTGCTGATCGCCGCGATCCTGTACCACTTTTCCGACATGAGCAGGGCGGAAATGCTGCAACAATCGGCCGTAGTCAGCAATGCGATCATCTTCTCGCTGGTGATCATCTTCCTGCTCGGCGCCATTTATCGACGCATCAATGCCTACGAAGCTTTTGTCGACGGCGCCAAAGAAGGTTTTCAGACCGCCGTGACCATCATCCCCTATCTGGTCGCGATGTTGGTCGCGATAGGCGTTTTTCGCGCCAGCGGCACCTTGGACATACTGGCGCAAAGCCTACGAACCGCGGCGCTTTATCTTAACATCGACGACCGCTTCATCGACGCCTTGCCTACCGCATTGATGAAACCCTTCAGCGGCAGTGGCGCCCGAGCGATGATGGTCGACACGATGCAGGCGCATGGCGCCGACTCATTCGCCGGTCGGCTCGCATCGATCGTCCAAGGCAGCACCGAAACGACATTCTATGTTTTAGCGGTTTATTTTGGCTCCGCAGGCATCAAAAATATACGCCATGCCGCCAGTTGTGGGATAATAGCCGATTTTGCCGGCATTATCGCGGCAATTGTTGTTGCTTATTGGTTTTTTGGATAA
- the mtaB gene encoding tRNA (N(6)-L-threonylcarbamoyladenosine(37)-C(2))-methylthiotransferase MtaB yields the protein MLIHLKTLGCRLNEAELETWAQAFQKAGHRITSKLDQANLVIINSCAVTQDAVRKSRQLVRRIHRDNPAAKLVLSGCYATLNEEEAAQLMGVDLVVGNQDKNQLVKKTLDALNMDTMPTMSTEPGETSLFSRGRQRAFVKVQDGCRYRCTFCIVTVARGEESSRPVDDVIDEINALQQQGINEVILTGVHLGGYGSDIDSNLAALIEAILNNTQIPRLRLGSLEPWELSPGFFALFDNPRLMPHLHLPLQSGADSVLRRMARRCKTEEFKQIVEQARSRIPHFNITTDIIVGFPGETEQEWRQSYDYIETIGFGHIHIFTYSSREGTKAATLPEQLSKEIKKQRSKQLHACAETMKRDFSEKNLGQVYPVLWEGQTESLANGKIRMFGYTPNYLRVACEIDEHETIENKIIQAKLISIEPQYIYCELIAK from the coding sequence ATGCTGATTCATCTTAAGACCCTAGGTTGCCGTCTGAATGAGGCGGAACTGGAGACTTGGGCGCAGGCTTTTCAAAAAGCCGGCCACCGCATTACAAGTAAACTCGATCAGGCCAACCTGGTCATCATCAATTCCTGCGCGGTCACACAGGATGCCGTGCGCAAATCGAGACAACTAGTGCGCCGCATACATCGCGACAACCCAGCCGCCAAACTGGTGCTCAGCGGCTGCTACGCGACCCTTAATGAAGAGGAAGCCGCGCAATTAATGGGAGTCGATTTAGTCGTCGGCAACCAAGACAAAAATCAGCTGGTGAAAAAAACTCTTGACGCCCTGAATATGGACACCATGCCGACGATGTCGACCGAACCGGGCGAGACCTCCCTGTTCAGCCGCGGCCGACAACGCGCGTTTGTCAAGGTCCAGGATGGCTGCCGTTATCGCTGCACCTTCTGCATCGTCACGGTGGCGCGCGGCGAAGAAAGCAGTAGACCGGTCGATGACGTCATCGACGAAATCAACGCCTTGCAGCAACAAGGCATCAACGAAGTCATCCTAACCGGCGTGCATCTCGGCGGTTACGGCAGCGACATCGACAGCAATCTAGCCGCTCTGATCGAAGCCATTCTGAACAACACGCAAATACCCCGATTACGGCTGGGATCGCTGGAACCCTGGGAATTATCGCCCGGCTTCTTCGCCCTATTCGATAACCCGCGACTGATGCCGCACCTGCATTTGCCACTGCAAAGCGGCGCCGATAGCGTGCTCAGACGCATGGCGCGACGTTGTAAAACCGAGGAATTCAAGCAAATCGTCGAACAGGCCCGCAGCCGGATTCCGCATTTCAATATCACCACCGATATCATCGTTGGCTTCCCCGGCGAAACGGAACAGGAATGGCGGCAAAGTTATGACTACATCGAGACGATCGGCTTCGGTCATATCCATATCTTCACCTACTCCAGTCGAGAAGGAACCAAAGCCGCGACACTGCCCGAACAATTAAGCAAGGAAATCAAAAAACAGCGGAGCAAACAATTGCACGCCTGTGCCGAAACGATGAAGCGCGACTTTAGCGAAAAGAACCTGGGCCAGGTATACCCGGTATTATGGGAAGGTCAGACAGAATCCTTAGCGAACGGTAAAATTCGAATGTTCGGCTATACCCCGAATTATCTGCGCGTCGCCTGTGAGATCGACGAACATGAAACGATCGAAAACAAGATTATTCAGGCCAAGCTGATATCGATAGAACCACAATACATTTATTGCGAATTGATAGCCAAATAG
- a CDS encoding IS4 family transposase → MFINNKLIHAQQQRIQKYRKETHSYSFFNLLTSPELLSSIEGLLPEHRERLYPPTETLSMFLAQGMNQDRSCQKAVNDAAIQRIAAGLPAISTTTGGYCRARQRLPLAMISELVCRTGELIDKEVPTQWRWRGKRVHLIDGTTVTMPDTAENQAVYPQQSCQKPGLGFPICRLVGVICLASGAVLNASIGPFKGKGGDEQSLLRNMLGTFNTGDLVLGDAYYGTYFLLASLQEKGVDAVFEQMGARKRTTDFSKGKQLGDEDHLVTLKKPKKKPDWMEQSQYDDAPETLLIREVSVKGKLLITTLLSPKEASKSELKALYKKRWQIEVDFRNIKTTMGMETLSCKTPEMTEKEIWVYFLAYNLIRLLMAQSALLADILPRQLSFKHTLQCWLAWNQQSVFIDIGTSEELLFILIAQRRIGNRSGRIEPRAVKRRPKQFSLLTKPRNEARADIRKNGHPKKVK, encoded by the coding sequence ATGTTCATTAATAACAAACTTATTCACGCCCAGCAACAAAGAATTCAGAAGTACAGAAAAGAAACTCATTCGTATAGTTTTTTTAATCTTCTAACCAGTCCGGAATTATTATCCTCAATTGAAGGGTTGCTGCCCGAACATCGGGAAAGACTTTATCCTCCGACAGAAACACTTTCCATGTTTTTGGCTCAAGGGATGAACCAAGACCGCTCGTGTCAAAAGGCCGTTAATGATGCCGCCATACAACGAATTGCAGCAGGTTTGCCCGCGATAAGCACAACGACGGGCGGCTATTGTCGAGCAAGACAGCGACTACCATTAGCCATGATCTCTGAATTAGTTTGTCGAACAGGCGAACTTATTGATAAGGAAGTGCCTACTCAATGGCGTTGGCGAGGAAAGCGTGTTCATCTAATAGATGGAACGACTGTTACGATGCCTGACACAGCAGAAAACCAGGCCGTTTATCCCCAGCAAAGTTGTCAGAAGCCTGGGCTTGGTTTTCCTATCTGCCGTCTTGTAGGCGTCATCTGTCTGGCGAGTGGAGCCGTTTTAAATGCGTCTATCGGACCTTTCAAAGGGAAAGGAGGCGATGAACAAAGTCTACTTCGTAACATGCTGGGAACCTTTAATACCGGAGACCTTGTTCTAGGAGATGCCTATTATGGCACTTATTTTTTGTTGGCATCGCTACAGGAGAAAGGTGTTGATGCCGTATTTGAACAAATGGGAGCACGTAAACGGACAACAGATTTCAGTAAAGGCAAACAGTTAGGTGACGAAGACCACCTGGTGACACTCAAAAAACCAAAGAAAAAACCTGACTGGATGGAGCAAAGCCAATATGATGATGCGCCTGAGACACTCCTTATTCGCGAGGTAAGCGTAAAAGGAAAATTACTTATAACCACACTCCTTTCACCTAAAGAGGCTTCTAAATCTGAGTTAAAAGCGTTATATAAAAAACGCTGGCAAATTGAAGTTGATTTTCGCAATATAAAAACAACCATGGGAATGGAAACTTTAAGCTGTAAAACGCCCGAAATGACTGAGAAAGAAATATGGGTTTATTTTTTAGCGTATAACTTAATACGGCTATTGATGGCTCAGTCCGCATTATTAGCCGATATATTGCCTCGCCAGCTGAGTTTTAAACATACATTACAATGCTGGTTAGCCTGGAATCAACAAAGTGTTTTTATTGATATCGGAACAAGTGAAGAGCTGTTATTCATATTAATTGCTCAAAGACGAATTGGAAATCGTTCGGGACGAATAGAGCCCCGTGCAGTAAAAAGGAGGCCAAAACAGTTCTCTTTACTAACAAAACCTAGAAATGAAGCAAGAGCAGATATTAGAAAGAATGGCCACCCAAAGAAAGTAAAATAA